From Leptotrichia wadei, one genomic window encodes:
- a CDS encoding tetratricopeptide repeat protein has translation MRKYLILLVLVANLGFGIQSFSAMTRQERENLEKQISEAYDRDDQKKLLPLVTKYVNEFPNNADYLNKLGVLYDNLDNYSEAEKYYLKAMERGNYNAISNLAYVYYEKEDYEKAIKYYNEYQKIADNTDNYFWIGASYEELEDYKNAKEWFLKVTKFEKDGSSENRLGLIAENEGNQKEAIKWYLASIQKGNLWAYDNLAILYIGLGDYDNAEKLAKKGMNLAKNSDDEDLKKEFNETLDIIRAKR, from the coding sequence ATGAGAAAATATTTAATTTTATTAGTATTAGTTGCAAACTTAGGATTTGGGATTCAAAGTTTTTCAGCAATGACAAGACAGGAAAGAGAAAATTTGGAAAAACAGATAAGCGAGGCTTATGATAGGGATGATCAGAAAAAATTATTGCCTTTAGTTACTAAATATGTGAATGAGTTTCCGAATAATGCGGATTATTTGAATAAACTGGGAGTTTTATATGATAATTTGGATAATTATTCAGAAGCTGAAAAATATTATTTAAAGGCTATGGAAAGAGGAAACTATAATGCAATTTCAAATTTGGCTTATGTTTATTATGAAAAGGAAGATTATGAGAAAGCTATAAAATATTATAATGAGTATCAGAAAATAGCAGATAATACTGATAATTATTTTTGGATTGGAGCATCTTATGAAGAATTGGAAGATTACAAAAATGCGAAGGAATGGTTTTTGAAAGTTACGAAATTTGAAAAGGATGGATCTTCAGAAAATAGATTAGGATTAATTGCTGAAAATGAAGGAAATCAAAAGGAAGCAATAAAATGGTATCTTGCATCAATACAAAAGGGCAATTTGTGGGCTTATGATAATTTGGCAATTTTGTATATTGGTTTGGGAGATTATGATAATGCAGAAAAATTAGCAAAAAAAGGGATGAATTTGGCTAAAAATTCAGATGATGAGGATTTGAAAAAGGAATTCAATGAAACACTTGACATTATTCGAGCAAAAAGATAA
- a CDS encoding LemA family protein translates to MSLLILVLSLLLIIEILEIKVVQSGKYVALKVSSSDFIGLVNDGRVMASFTER, encoded by the coding sequence ATGTCATTATTAATTTTAGTCTTATCATTATTACTGATTATTGAAATTTTAGAAATTAAAGTCGTGCAAAGTGGAAAATATGTTGCCTTGAAAGTTTCTAGCAGTGATTTTATTGGATTGGTAAATGATGGAAGAGTAATGGCTAGTTTTACTGAAAGATAA
- a CDS encoding tetratricopeptide repeat protein, whose amino-acid sequence MKKILFFLIILSNLSFAAQNLPVNSKELDKILDQAFENIDRGNTQKGVLILKKKISEDPTEIIYKAILGSIYDGAGRKNEAEKEFDEAVRLQEKYPFIAGDGKKYDIRFMIGMFYSFTEDYTSALKWLNQVDEKEYNEMFKDEPMLKDFLFGIFNYNDNNPEEAKKYLFKSSVYDKDGVSENILGMIYLDEGNQKEAKKWLLASANKGCLGGQFNLGDLYYQLGDKKMALEWLQKAFETAKKEKNSEKMKEIQETIEEVKNSQK is encoded by the coding sequence ATGAAAAAAATATTATTTTTTTTAATAATTTTATCTAATTTATCTTTTGCAGCACAAAATTTACCTGTAAATTCAAAAGAATTGGACAAGATTCTCGATCAAGCTTTTGAAAATATTGATAGAGGAAATACTCAAAAAGGTGTGTTAATATTAAAAAAGAAAATATCGGAAGATCCTACAGAAATTATATATAAAGCGATATTAGGATCAATTTATGATGGAGCTGGAAGAAAAAATGAAGCTGAAAAGGAGTTTGACGAGGCTGTAAGATTGCAGGAAAAATATCCTTTTATTGCTGGAGATGGTAAAAAATACGACATACGATTTATGATTGGAATGTTTTATAGTTTTACAGAAGATTATACAAGTGCATTAAAATGGTTAAATCAAGTTGATGAAAAAGAGTATAATGAAATGTTTAAAGATGAACCGATGTTAAAGGATTTTCTTTTTGGAATTTTTAATTATAATGATAACAATCCAGAAGAAGCGAAAAAGTATCTTTTTAAGTCATCTGTTTATGATAAAGACGGAGTATCGGAAAATATTCTGGGAATGATTTATTTAGATGAAGGAAATCAAAAGGAAGCAAAAAAATGGCTATTGGCTTCTGCAAATAAGGGATGTCTAGGAGGCCAGTTTAATTTAGGCGATCTCTATTATCAGCTGGGAGATAAAAAAATGGCATTGGAATGGCTTCAAAAAGCCTTTGAAACAGCAAAAAAAGAAAAAAATAGTGAGAAAATGAAGGAAATACAGGAAACTATAGAAGAAGTTAAAAATAGTCAAAAATAA